The following coding sequences lie in one Lolium perenne isolate Kyuss_39 chromosome 2, Kyuss_2.0, whole genome shotgun sequence genomic window:
- the LOC127329790 gene encoding sex determination protein tasselseed-2-like, protein MTATNNSNAVAAAGTEPRQQQQHRRLEGKVAIVTGGARGIGEAIVRAFVRHGARVVVADIEDAAGEALAAALGLGGACCSYVHCDVSQEADVERAVGCCVERYGRLDVFCNNAGVLDRQHPPAADGAKSGGIASLDAAEFDRVLRVNTLGAALGMKHAARAMLQQRGGSGAGGSIVSVASVAGVMGGMGPHAYTASKHALVGLTKNAACELGEHGIRVNCVSPFGVATPMLVNSWRHRWHDGDAGEDGSAQPPSEEDVEKTEEMLRGMATLKGATLRAGDIADAALFLASDESKYISGHNLVVDGGATTSRNVVGL, encoded by the coding sequence ATGACCGCCACGAACAACAGCAATGCTGTCGCCGCAGCTGGCACCGAGCCCAggcagcaacagcagcaccgGAGGCTGGAGGGGAAGGTGGCCATCGTGACCGGCGGCGCGCGCGGGATCGGGGAGGCGATCGTGCGCGCGTTCGTCCGGCACGGCGCGCGCGTGGTGGTTGCGGACATCGAAGACGCGGCCGGCGAAGCCCTGGCGGCCGCGCTGGGCCTGGGCGGCGCCTGCTGCAGCTACGTGCACTGCGACGTGTCCCAGGAGGCCGACGTGGAGCGCGCCGTCGGGTGCTGCGTCGAGCGGTACGGGCGGCTCGACGTGTTCTGCAACAACGCTGGCGTGCTGGACCGCCAGCACCCGCCAGCCGCCGATGGCGCCAAGAGCGGCGGCATCGCGTCGCTTGACGCCGCGGAGTTCGACCGCGTGCTGCGCGTGAACACGCTGGGCGCGGCGCTCGGCATGAAACACGCCGCGCGGGCCATGCTGCAGCagcgcggcggcagcggcgccgGGGGGAGCATCGTGTCGGTGGCGAGCGTCGCCGGCGTGATGGGCGGGATGGGCCCGCACGCGTACACGGCCTCCAAGCACGCGCTGGTGGGGCTCACCAAGAACGCCGCCTGCGAGCTCGGGGAGCACGGCATCCGCGTGAACTGCGTGTCCCCCTTCGGGGTGGCCACGCCGATGCTCGTCAACTCGTGGCGCCACCGTTGGCACGACGGAGACGCCGGCGAGGACGGGAGCGCGCAGCCGCCGAGCGAGGAGGATGTGGAGAAGACGGAGGAGATGCTGCGTGGGATGGCGACGCTCAAGGGCGCGACGCTGAGAGCCGGGGACATCGCGGATGCGGCGCTGTTCCTGGCCAGCGACGAGTCCAAGTACATCTCCGGGCACAACCTCGTCGTCGACGGCGGCGCCACAACCTCCCGGAACGTCGTCGGACTGTGA
- the LOC139835409 gene encoding protein FAR1-RELATED SEQUENCE 5-like, translated as MKDRTYRHRPESRCNCGAHFSVSYNRKKGVWTVLRFDDNHNHKPATADQIAFMRSHRKIKAHQKSRIMSPELFGMRLFNIMRTFISDNGKYSMVGFVRKDLYNMSCREKRKMLAKGDANTTIGIMEKRKRDDPEFYFDYKLGKGGKLLHLFWCDSQSRQDYADFGDVLVFDSTYKTNRYAMPFIPFVGINNHRQTTVFACAIVSDEKEVTYKWLLETFLKAMYQQKPKGIITDGDAAMIAAVGKVFPGVWYRVCTWHIEKNMKKHIDSLAHNEFRSLLYYTTSEQVFEERWRAFVEKHQTELTKEWMKRMYRRKKLWSAAYLANGYFLGMKSNQRSESLNSTLHTHLDFGLTMVDMVVHYENNSSRVREEEARQDTIDSQTVPVAVTRYKDIEMSAARKFTATNFYLVQGELKKIGGLEIVDQLGCLWFSKDARYGLPSRRESDLYGWGWEGVAERRKHSELTQIGAEAFDAALHDPESYSELMKCMKGIIHRRKGDQNSRSTAYHEDAQNRGDAPVVGDPDKAETKGAPKQNKKYYKDKDTNQQTSKHGRILSHDERKKERLCTACNQPGHNRNNKMKCRLHKE; from the exons ATGAAAGACAGAACGTATAGGCACCGTCCTGAGTCTCGCTGCAACTGTGGTGCCCATTTCAGTGTGTCGTATAACAGGAAAAAGGGTGTTTGGACTGTTCTGAGATTTGACGACAATCACAACCATAAGCCTGCTACAGCTGATCAAATCGCTTTTATGAGGTCTCATAGAAAGATCAAGGCTCATCAGAAATCTAGGATCATGTCACCTGAGCTGTTTGGGATGAGATTATTCAACATTATGAGGACATTTATCAGTGACAATGGAAAATACAGCATGGTAGGATTTGTAAGAAAGGATCTTTACAACATGTCTTGCCGTGAAAAGAGGAAGATGCTTGCAAAGGGTGACGCCAACACAACCATTGGCATTATGGAGAAGAGGAAGCGAGATGATCCTGAATTCTATTTTGATTACAAGCTTGGTAAAGGTGGAAAATTGTTACACCTGTTCTGGTGTGATTCTCAGTCTCGGCAGGACTATGCCGACTTCGGTGACGTGCTGGTGTTTGATAGCACGTACAAAACAAATCGGTATGCTATGCCGTTCATACCTTTTGTGGGAATAAACAATCACCGCCAGACTACTGTTTTTGCATGCGCCATTGTCTCGGACGAAAAGGAAGTAACATACAAGTGGTTGTTAGAAACATTCCTGAAAGCCATGTATCAGCAGAAGCCTAAAGGGATCATCACTGATGGGGACGCTGCAATGATCGCCGCTGTTGGTAAAGTCTTTCCAGGCGTGTGGTACCGTGTTTGTACGtggcatattgagaagaacatgaagaagcacATTGACTCCCTGGCTCACAATGAATTCCGGTCGCTGCTGTACTACACCACTTCAGAACAAGTATTCGAGGAGAGATGGAGGGCATTCGTCGAGAAGCACCAGACGGAATTAACCAAAGAATGGATGAAGAGGATGTATAGGAGGAAGAAGTTGTGGTCAGCCGCGTATCTAGCGAATGGATATTTCCTCGGAATGAAAAGCAACCAGAGGAGCGAGAGTTTGAACTCCACCCTACACACCCACCTTGACTTTGGACTGACAATGGTGGATATGGTTGTGCACTACGAGAATAACAGTAGCCGTgtccgggaggaagaggcccgccAGGACACCATAGACTCTCAGACAGTACCGGTTGCAGTTACCAGGTACAAGGATATAGAGATGTCTGCTGCCCGTAAATTCACTGCTACAAACTTCTACCTCGTTCAAGGGGAGCTGAAAAAGATTGGGGGCCTAGAGATTGTAGATCAACTTGGATGTCTTTG GTTCTCGAAGGATGCAAGGTATGGTTTGCCCTCGAGACGCGAGAGTGATTTGTACGGATGGGGATGGGAAGGGGTAGCTGAGCGGAGAAAGCATAGCGAGCTTACCCAAATTGGAGCAGAAGCTTTTGATGCAGCATTGCATGACCCAGAATCTTACAGCGAGCTTATGAAATGTATGAAAGGCATAATACACAGGAGAAAAGGTGACCAGAACAGTCGTTCAACGGCTTACCATGAGGACGCACAAAACAGAGGAGATGCACCAGTAGTGGGTGATCCTGATAAAGCTGAGACCAAAggagcacctaaacaaaacaagaAGTACTATAAGGACAAGGATACGAATCAACAGACGTCAAAACATGGCAGGATACTGTCACACGACGAGCGGAAGAAGGAGAGGTTGTGCACTGCTTGCAATCAACCAGGTCATAACAGAAACAACAAGATGAAGTGCAGGCTACATAAGGAGTGA
- the LOC127329791 gene encoding uncharacterized protein: MDQVAQRVSPRRCGAAVRKNKKHIVRGPNCEEGEDFEGFIRYANRVRMDDAQFATLKQLVDKHMPRKPPYVCTIKKSIVVKNKAKMYFSRGFTLNHIARHTQLPAEIEVYSSNTKIATVKMVMSKSQVNGKGKGGAMITTNWMEVVKKTNMRVKNVFVFWFRGSRGGGLKLLVDIL; this comes from the exons ATGGATCAG GTGGCACAACGTGTTAGCCCACGGCGTTGCGGTGCTGCTGTGAGGAAGAACAAAAAGCATATCGTAAGAG GTCCTAACTGTGAGGAGGGTGAGGATTTTGAAGGTTTCATCAGGTATGCCAATCGCGTAAGAATGGATGATGCACAATTTGCTACATTGAAACAGCTAGTTGACAAGCACATGCCAAGAAAGCCACCGTATGTCTGCACGATCAAAAAATCAATCGTCGTGAAGAATAAAGCAAAAATG TACTTCTCGAGGGGATTCACACTAAACCACATTGCTAGGCATACACAGCTACCAGCAGAAATAGAAGTTTATTCATCGAATACTAAAATTGCAACAGTTAAGATGGTGATGAGCAAGTCACAGGTCAATGGAAAAGGCAAAGGAGGTGCCATGATAACAACAAACTGGATGGAGGTTGTGAAGAAGACTAATATGAGAGTTAAAAACGTGTTTGTGTTCTGGTTCCGTGGTAGCCGCGGTGGTGGTCTCAAGCTTCTGGTTGATATTCTCTGA